From a region of the Alnus glutinosa chromosome 1, dhAlnGlut1.1, whole genome shotgun sequence genome:
- the LOC133871354 gene encoding large ribosomal subunit protein eL21z/eL21y, which translates to MPAGHGLRSRTRDLFARPFRKKGYIPLTTYLRTFKIGEYVDIKVNGAIHKGMPHKFYHGRTGQVWNVTKRAIGVEINKQVGNRIIRKRIHVRVEHVQPSRCTEDFRLRKLKNDELKAEAKAKGEVISTKRQPKGPKPGFMVEGATLETVTPIPYDVVNDLKGGY; encoded by the exons ATGCCGGCTGGTCACGGTCTTCGTTCTCGGACCCGAGATCTGTTCGCTAGGCCCTTCAGGAAGAAGGGGTACATACCTCTCACGACCTACTTGAGAACCTTCAAGATCGGTGAATACGTCGACATCAAGGTCAACGGCGCCATCCACAAGGGAATGCCTCACAAGTTCTACCACGGCCGCACTGGCCAAGTCTGGAACGTTACCAAGCGCGCCATCGGCGTCGAGATCAACAAGCAG GTGGGTAACAGAATAATCAGGAAGAGAATTCACGTGCGTGTGGAGCATGTGCAACCTTCAAGGTGCACTGAGGATTTCCGTCTGAGGAAACTGAAGAATGATGAACTGAAGGCTGAGGCAAAGGCCAAAGGTGAGGTCATTAGCACAAAGAGGCAGCCAAAGGGCCCTAAACCGGGTTTTATGGTGGAAGGTGCAACATTGGAGACTGTGACTCCCATTCCTTACGATGTCGTCAATGATCTCAAGGGTGGTTACTAG